Sequence from the Saccopteryx bilineata isolate mSacBil1 chromosome 6, mSacBil1_pri_phased_curated, whole genome shotgun sequence genome:
aagttaaaTCTGTTTTTAATTAGACTTatccttcttgttttttttctagagacCTTGAACACTGCTGATGGATACAAAAATGGACAATTTTACTTCAACCTCTACAGCTCCTCAGGAAAATGACTGTGATCTCTATGTACACCATGGCACAGCCAGGATAGTAATGCCTCTGCATTACAGCATTGTCTTCATAATTGGGCTTGTAGGAAACTTGTTAGCTTTGGTCGTCATTgttcaaaacaggaagaaaatcaACTCTACCACCTTATATTCAACAAATCTAGTAATTTCTGATATACTTTTTACCACTGCCTTGCCTACACGGATAGCCTACTACGCACTGGGCTTTGACTGGAGAATTGGCGAGGCATTCTGTAGGATAACAGCTCTCGTGTTTTACGTCAATACATATGCAGGGGTGAACTTCATGACCTGCCTGAGCATTGACCGGTTCTTTGCTGTGGTGCATCCTCTGCGATacaacaagatgaaaagaattgAACATGCAAAAGGCATTTGCATATTTGTCTGGATTCTAGTATTTGCTCAAACACTGCCACTACTCATAAAATCTATGTCAAAGAAGGATAATGAAAGGAATACGTGTATGGAATATCCAAACTTTGAAGAAACAAAATTTCTTCCCTGGATTCTGCTTGGTGCATGTTTCATAGGATATGTGCTTCCGCTCATAATTATTCTCATCTGCTATTCTCAAATCTGCTGCAAACTCTTTAAAACTGCTAAACAAAACCCACTAGCCGAGAAATCCGGTGTAAACAAAAAGGCCCTCAACACAATTATTTTGATAATTGTTGTGTTTATTCTCTGTTTCACACCTTACCATGTAGCAATTATTCAGCACATGATTAAGAAGCTTCGTTTTCCTGATCTCATGGAATGTAGCCAAAGACAATCATTCCAGATTTCTCTGCACTTTACAGTATGCCTGATGAACTTTAACTGCTGCATGGacccttttatatatttctttgcatGTAAAGGGTATAAGAGAAAGGTTATGAAGATGCTGAAACGTCAAGTCAGTGTATCAATTTCCAGTGCTGTGAAGTCAGCCCCCGAAGAAAACTCACGTGAAATGACAGAAACTCAAATGATGATACATTCCAAGTCTTTAAATGGAAAATAGAAAGGAATTAAATCTTGGGTTTAACACAAAGTAGACTGTACGATAAACTTTTCAGGGCTTTTCTTGTAAAGCAAAATGATTTATTTGCCTTCCAATTAGAATTCTCTTAAATTCCTTTCATTGGGCACAATTTCTCACTTCCAGCTTCACAGTAAactgataaatatgtattttttatactcAAGAGAACAACATCAAGCAAAGGTCTAATTTGTAAATGAAATGTTATACCAAAAGGGAGGCTATTTTAATAATTCAGTATAAAAGGAAAAGTTTTGTGTTAATGAAAAATTTAATCATTAACATTTCCTGCCAAAAATTTGGCAAAAGAAAAGACTTATGATTATATATTGCCAGTGTAAAAATGTTAATACtgtaacatatttcttttttgataacGTATTTCTtcagtacatatttttttttactcaataaCATAAGCTTTATGTTTTGTTGAAtcataaaattttgtttcaaaaaacTCTTTTGGAATAAACAACAGG
This genomic interval carries:
- the LOC136307967 gene encoding G-protein coupled receptor 183, with amino-acid sequence MDTKMDNFTSTSTAPQENDCDLYVHHGTARIVMPLHYSIVFIIGLVGNLLALVVIVQNRKKINSTTLYSTNLVISDILFTTALPTRIAYYALGFDWRIGEAFCRITALVFYVNTYAGVNFMTCLSIDRFFAVVHPLRYNKMKRIEHAKGICIFVWILVFAQTLPLLIKSMSKKDNERNTCMEYPNFEETKFLPWILLGACFIGYVLPLIIILICYSQICCKLFKTAKQNPLAEKSGVNKKALNTIILIIVVFILCFTPYHVAIIQHMIKKLRFPDLMECSQRQSFQISLHFTVCLMNFNCCMDPFIYFFACKGYKRKVMKMLKRQVSVSISSAVKSAPEENSREMTETQMMIHSKSLNGK